A section of the Streptomyces sp. CG1 genome encodes:
- a CDS encoding respiratory chain complex I subunit 1 family protein: MSTAVGYVAVAGQIVVVAAGAPLLTGWMRQVRARLEGRAGAGVLQPWRDARKLLRKEPITPVGTGPAFRAAPALLVATTVVNAALVPLLSTDTPVSGHADLIVVVALIALGTLALALAGLDTGTAFGGMGASREMTVASLVEPTLLLSVFALSIPAGTTNIPAIVHGAADEPARLASPAGLLATAALAVAVLAETGRIPVDNPSTHLELTMIHEAMVLEYAGPDLALVELGAQMRLTLLLGLLSSLFVPWGIATGASWAALAVALVLFAAKLTLLGAVLAAAEVFWAKVRLFRVPELLAGSFLLALLAVTASYFLSGAS; this comes from the coding sequence ATGAGTACTGCTGTCGGATACGTGGCCGTGGCCGGCCAGATCGTCGTGGTCGCTGCGGGGGCGCCGTTGCTGACCGGGTGGATGCGGCAGGTGCGGGCCCGCCTGGAGGGCCGGGCCGGGGCCGGGGTGCTCCAGCCCTGGCGGGACGCGCGCAAACTGCTGCGCAAGGAACCGATCACACCCGTGGGCACCGGACCCGCCTTCCGAGCCGCCCCCGCCCTGCTGGTCGCCACCACCGTGGTCAATGCCGCGCTCGTGCCGCTGCTGTCCACCGACACCCCGGTGAGCGGGCACGCGGACCTCATCGTGGTGGTGGCGCTGATCGCGCTCGGCACGCTGGCGCTGGCGCTGGCCGGGCTGGACACCGGCACCGCGTTCGGCGGGATGGGCGCCTCCCGGGAGATGACGGTCGCCTCCCTCGTCGAACCGACCCTCCTGCTGTCGGTGTTCGCCCTGTCAATACCGGCCGGCACCACCAACATCCCGGCCATCGTCCACGGCGCCGCCGACGAGCCCGCCCGCCTCGCCTCCCCGGCGGGCCTGCTGGCCACCGCCGCCCTCGCGGTCGCGGTGCTGGCCGAGACCGGGCGAATCCCGGTGGACAACCCCTCCACCCACCTCGAACTCACGATGATTCACGAGGCGATGGTGCTGGAGTACGCGGGCCCAGACCTGGCGCTGGTCGAACTCGGCGCCCAGATGCGGCTCACCCTGCTGCTCGGCCTGCTCTCGTCCCTGTTCGTGCCCTGGGGCATCGCCACCGGCGCCTCCTGGGCGGCCCTCGCCGTGGCGCTGGTGCTGTTCGCGGCGAAGCTCACGCTGCTGGGCGCAGTGCTCGCGGCGGCCGAGGTGTTCTGGGCCAAGGTCCGGTTGTTCCGGGTGCCTGAACTCCTCGCCGGCTCCTTCCTGCTGGCGCTGCTGGCGGTGACCGCCTCGTACTTCCTGAGCGGAGCGTCATGA
- a CDS encoding proton-conducting transporter membrane subunit, with protein MSLIPAALATATALGGAGALAGCSLPYRLRIPVVGVLTAGVGVGGCAAGVAALGGSRWTAGFPGLLPLVGAHAAVDALGGLFMAVAGAVVVAVAIYGIGYAAGHGAHGLGSRTAQAVLPLFALTLVLVPVAASVSTFLALWELMALGSLLLVLAEHRERVSVRQAGVWYAVMTHLGLVLLLVGFALFAAQAGGETFAALRAGAHTVSPTVRGLVFVLVAAAFTSKAGAVPLHAWLPRAHPEAPSPVSALMSAAMVNLGIYGLVRTGLDLLGGGPAWWWLGLMAVGGASAVYGILQAAMASDLKRLLAYSTSENMGLVLIGVGASGLFAAYGNRPLAALALAAALLHVVNHAGFKALLFCAAGSVLRGTGLRDLDRLGGLRPRMPATAGLFALAALGAVALPPGNGFISEWLLLQSLIHGLAVPGVAVAVVLPLSVALIALSAGIAAAVFVKALGVGFFARPRSPQAAGAKEAPLLMRAGMVLLGAGCAALALVPGLLGDGLDRAIGAVGLPGSGALSGGGLKVRLAGISATLSPLWVVAALTAALMLAVGLPRLYGRRRRRVNARLWDCGGGAPTPRMAYTATSFAEPLQRVFDDILAPEQDLNVTPVRESAYLVERVRFQHRVPDRIEHRLYEPVLRGLAGAGQRARRLAGGSVHLYLGYGFVGLVVLLLILAVGW; from the coding sequence GTGAGCCTGATCCCAGCCGCTCTCGCGACGGCCACCGCACTGGGTGGCGCGGGCGCGCTGGCCGGATGCTCGCTGCCGTACCGGCTGCGTATTCCGGTCGTGGGTGTCCTGACAGCGGGTGTGGGGGTGGGCGGCTGTGCGGCGGGCGTGGCTGCACTGGGCGGCAGCCGCTGGACGGCCGGCTTCCCCGGACTCCTGCCGCTGGTCGGCGCGCATGCGGCGGTGGATGCTCTGGGGGGCCTGTTCATGGCCGTGGCGGGAGCGGTCGTAGTCGCGGTCGCGATCTACGGCATCGGTTACGCGGCCGGGCACGGCGCGCACGGGCTCGGCTCACGTACGGCGCAGGCGGTGCTGCCGCTGTTCGCGCTCACCCTGGTGCTGGTGCCCGTGGCGGCGTCGGTGTCCACGTTCCTGGCGTTGTGGGAGCTGATGGCGCTCGGCTCGCTGCTGCTGGTGCTGGCCGAGCACCGGGAGCGGGTTTCGGTGCGGCAGGCGGGCGTGTGGTACGCGGTGATGACGCACCTGGGACTGGTGCTGCTGCTCGTCGGGTTCGCGCTGTTCGCCGCGCAGGCGGGCGGGGAGACTTTCGCCGCGCTACGGGCGGGCGCGCACACTGTGTCGCCCACGGTCCGCGGGCTGGTGTTCGTCCTGGTCGCCGCCGCGTTCACGTCGAAGGCGGGTGCGGTCCCGCTGCACGCCTGGCTGCCGCGCGCGCACCCTGAAGCGCCCAGTCCCGTTTCGGCGTTGATGAGCGCCGCCATGGTCAACCTCGGCATCTACGGTCTCGTCCGCACCGGTCTCGACCTGCTGGGCGGCGGGCCTGCGTGGTGGTGGCTGGGGCTGATGGCGGTGGGCGGCGCCAGTGCCGTGTACGGCATCCTGCAGGCGGCGATGGCCTCCGACCTGAAGCGGCTGCTCGCATACTCGACCAGCGAGAACATGGGCCTGGTCCTGATCGGGGTGGGTGCCTCGGGCCTGTTCGCCGCCTACGGCAACCGGCCGCTGGCCGCGCTGGCGCTGGCGGCGGCGCTGCTGCACGTGGTCAACCACGCCGGGTTCAAGGCCCTGCTGTTCTGCGCGGCCGGGTCAGTGCTGCGCGGCACCGGCCTGCGGGACCTCGACCGGCTGGGCGGGCTGCGCCCCCGCATGCCGGCCACCGCCGGGCTGTTCGCGCTGGCCGCGCTCGGCGCGGTGGCGCTGCCGCCGGGCAACGGGTTCATCAGCGAATGGCTGCTGCTGCAGTCCCTGATCCACGGCCTGGCGGTGCCGGGCGTCGCGGTGGCGGTTGTCTTGCCGCTGTCGGTGGCACTGATCGCGCTGTCAGCCGGCATCGCCGCGGCCGTGTTCGTCAAGGCGCTCGGGGTGGGCTTCTTCGCCCGACCGCGCAGCCCGCAGGCAGCGGGCGCGAAGGAAGCGCCGCTGCTCATGCGCGCAGGCATGGTGCTGCTCGGGGCGGGGTGCGCGGCCTTGGCACTGGTGCCAGGGCTTCTGGGCGACGGCCTCGACCGGGCCATCGGTGCGGTCGGACTGCCGGGCAGTGGCGCGCTGTCGGGCGGCGGGCTGAAGGTGCGGCTCGCCGGCATCTCCGCGACGCTGTCGCCGCTGTGGGTGGTGGCCGCCCTCACCGCCGCGCTCATGCTCGCCGTCGGCCTGCCCCGGCTGTACGGACGGCGTAGGCGCCGGGTGAACGCCCGCCTGTGGGACTGCGGAGGCGGGGCACCGACACCGCGCATGGCCTACACCGCTACTTCGTTCGCCGAACCGCTCCAGCGGGTCTTCGACGACATCCTCGCCCCCGAACAGGACCTGAACGTCACCCCGGTGCGGGAGTCGGCGTACCTGGTGGAGCGGGTGCGCTTCCAGCACCGGGTGCCCGACCGGATCGAACACCGGCTCTACGAGCCCGTACTGCGGGGCTTGGCCGGGGCCGGGCAGCGGGCGCGGCGGCTGGCGGGCGGCAGCGTCCACCTCTATCTCGGCTACGGCTTCGTCGGCCTGGTCGTCCTGCTGTTGATCCTGGCGGTGGGCTGGTGA
- a CDS encoding NADH-quinone oxidoreductase subunit B family protein, producing the protein MSLLRKIRTTGRVAEPAPPRPQGDVPAKARELGGSVQVRCVDAGSCNGCEIEIAAAFNPVYDAERYGARLVASPRHADVALVTGPVTRNMAEPLRRTVAAMGEPRLVVAVGDCAINCGEFAGGYGVEGAVADVVPVDLQVPGCPPEPDEIVAALRRVTGR; encoded by the coding sequence ATGAGCCTGTTGCGCAAGATCCGCACCACCGGCCGGGTGGCCGAGCCCGCGCCGCCACGCCCGCAGGGCGATGTGCCGGCCAAGGCGCGGGAACTCGGCGGCTCGGTGCAGGTGCGGTGCGTGGACGCCGGCTCCTGCAACGGCTGCGAGATCGAGATCGCGGCGGCCTTCAACCCGGTGTACGACGCCGAGCGGTACGGTGCGCGGCTGGTGGCCTCGCCCAGGCACGCGGACGTGGCGCTGGTGACAGGTCCGGTGACCCGGAACATGGCGGAGCCGCTGCGGCGCACCGTCGCGGCGATGGGCGAGCCGCGGCTGGTCGTGGCGGTGGGGGACTGCGCGATCAACTGCGGGGAGTTCGCGGGCGGGTACGGCGTAGAGGGTGCCGTCGCGGACGTCGTACCAGTGGACCTGCAGGTCCCCGGGTGCCCGCCGGAGCCGGATGAGATCGTCGCCGCGCTCAGGAGGGTGACGGGGCGGTGA
- a CDS encoding ArsR/SmtB family transcription factor has translation MSTPLYQLKAEFFKTLGHPARIRVLELLSEREHAVAEMLPEVGLESAHLSQQLAVLRRANLVVTRKEGSTVYYSLTSPHVAELLRVARMILSGVLAGQAELLADLQAAQAEGKPPS, from the coding sequence GTGAGTACGCCGCTGTACCAGCTGAAGGCCGAGTTCTTCAAAACCCTCGGCCACCCCGCGCGCATCCGTGTCCTGGAGCTGCTGAGCGAGCGCGAGCACGCGGTCGCCGAGATGCTGCCCGAGGTGGGGCTCGAGTCGGCGCACCTGTCGCAGCAGCTGGCCGTGCTGCGGCGGGCGAACCTGGTCGTGACCCGCAAGGAGGGCTCCACGGTGTACTACTCGCTGACCAGCCCGCACGTGGCCGAGCTGTTGCGGGTGGCGCGCATGATCCTGTCGGGTGTGCTGGCGGGCCAGGCCGAACTGCTCGCCGACCTGCAAGCGGCACAGGCCGAGGGGAAACCGCCGTCGTAG
- a CDS encoding SpoIIE family protein phosphatase produces MRPGEGTFQRHGLMDVLSVAAVVLDSDGRIVFWSPQAEELFGYTAEEALGRYAARLLVHEEHFGLVIKLFAEVMGTGHSWAGSFPVRLKDGGTRVVEFRNMRLQDELGDTYALGICADHATLQRIETDLSLSQRLVSQSPIGLAVFDTDLRYTAVNPVLERIIGLPAADIIGRRPHEVLPLLETGVIESELRQVLDTGVPQLDHYTVGCSLADPDHEHAWSVSRYRLEDPGGRVLGVASSIVDVTERHRAEAAATRARERLALIADASARIGTTLDVDKIAHELAEVAAGELADIAAVDILESVLAFHRHTPDDSEPALFRALALAAVHTDEASRAADPPGELAAYGPDRLVTRCVHTGRPVLVPHVSDEDLRHIARDAETAALLHRAGVHSYLAVPLIARDEVIGALDLKRTINPLPFDQDDVVLAGELAARAAMAIDNARWFEGVRNTAVTLQRSLLPEHPRDLVGLEVASRYEPAQAASEVGGDWYDVIPLADHTTVLVVGDVMGNGIDAAATMGRLRTATCTLAELDFDPAQVLQHLDRITRGLEQYIATCVYAVYDPHGPECHIANAGHLPPVLVHRGKSPQLLDLPTGVPLGVGGIPFHSTTLDLEPGDLLVLYTDGLVETRDDPIDERLGLLLALLDGSDRRPVEETCDLLLDTLRAPHTHDDVALLIARSQHKRVCTDR; encoded by the coding sequence ATGCGGCCGGGTGAGGGCACGTTTCAGCGACACGGTCTGATGGACGTGCTCAGCGTGGCCGCGGTGGTGCTGGACAGCGACGGCCGGATCGTGTTCTGGAGCCCACAGGCCGAGGAATTGTTCGGCTACACCGCCGAGGAGGCCCTGGGGCGGTACGCGGCCCGGCTGCTGGTCCACGAGGAGCACTTCGGTCTGGTCATCAAGCTGTTCGCCGAGGTGATGGGTACCGGGCACAGTTGGGCCGGCTCCTTCCCCGTGCGGCTCAAGGACGGCGGTACCCGCGTGGTCGAGTTCCGCAACATGCGGTTGCAGGACGAACTCGGTGACACCTATGCCCTGGGCATCTGCGCCGACCACGCCACGCTCCAGCGGATCGAGACCGACCTGTCCCTGTCCCAGCGCCTGGTCTCGCAGTCCCCGATCGGCCTGGCCGTCTTCGACACCGACCTGCGCTACACGGCGGTCAATCCGGTGCTGGAGCGGATCATCGGTCTGCCCGCCGCGGACATCATCGGCCGACGCCCTCACGAGGTACTGCCACTCCTGGAAACCGGTGTCATCGAATCCGAACTCCGGCAGGTGCTGGACACCGGGGTCCCCCAGCTCGACCACTACACCGTCGGCTGCTCCCTGGCCGATCCGGATCACGAGCATGCCTGGTCGGTCTCCCGCTACCGACTGGAAGACCCGGGTGGTCGCGTGCTCGGCGTGGCCTCCTCGATCGTGGACGTCACCGAACGGCACCGCGCGGAAGCTGCCGCCACCCGCGCACGTGAGCGCCTGGCCCTGATCGCGGACGCCTCGGCCCGCATCGGCACCACCCTGGACGTCGACAAGATCGCCCACGAACTGGCCGAGGTCGCCGCCGGGGAGCTCGCCGACATCGCCGCGGTGGACATCCTCGAGTCGGTCCTGGCCTTCCACCGCCACACTCCCGACGACAGCGAACCGGCACTCTTCCGCGCCCTTGCGCTCGCCGCTGTCCACACGGACGAGGCGAGCCGTGCCGCCGATCCGCCCGGCGAACTGGCCGCGTACGGTCCCGACCGGCTGGTGACCCGGTGTGTGCACACCGGCCGACCGGTCCTCGTGCCGCACGTGTCGGACGAGGACCTCAGGCACATCGCCCGTGACGCGGAGACCGCCGCCCTCTTGCACCGGGCCGGCGTCCACTCGTATCTGGCGGTTCCGCTGATCGCCCGGGACGAGGTGATCGGCGCTCTGGACCTCAAGCGCACCATCAACCCGCTGCCCTTCGACCAGGACGATGTCGTCCTCGCCGGTGAGCTGGCCGCCCGCGCGGCGATGGCCATCGACAACGCCCGCTGGTTCGAAGGGGTTCGGAACACCGCCGTCACACTGCAGCGCAGTCTGCTTCCTGAGCACCCACGGGACCTGGTGGGCCTGGAGGTCGCCTCCCGTTATGAGCCCGCTCAGGCGGCCAGCGAGGTCGGTGGTGACTGGTACGACGTCATTCCCCTGGCCGACCACACCACGGTGCTGGTCGTGGGGGATGTCATGGGCAACGGCATCGACGCCGCCGCCACCATGGGACGGCTGCGCACGGCCACCTGCACCCTGGCCGAGCTCGACTTCGACCCCGCCCAGGTCCTGCAGCACCTGGACCGGATCACCCGCGGGCTGGAGCAGTACATCGCCACCTGCGTCTACGCCGTGTACGACCCCCACGGCCCGGAGTGCCACATCGCCAACGCCGGACACCTGCCACCCGTCCTGGTGCACCGAGGCAAGTCCCCGCAACTGCTCGACCTGCCCACGGGGGTCCCGCTCGGCGTGGGCGGGATCCCCTTCCACAGCACCACCCTCGACCTCGAACCCGGCGACCTGCTCGTCCTCTACACGGACGGCCTGGTCGAAACCCGCGATGATCCGATCGATGAACGCCTGGGCCTCCTCCTGGCCCTGCTGGACGGCTCGGACCGGCGCCCTGTGGAAGAGACCTGCGACCTGCTCCTGGACACCCTGCGAGCCCCGCACACCCACGACGACGTGGCCCTGCTCATAGCCCGGTCCCAGCACAAGCGAGTGTGCACCGACCGATGA
- a CDS encoding SpoIIE family protein phosphatase — protein sequence MEEPPGRPALGLGMPFETVELEPAEVSELVLYRDGLVEDRFRDIDTRLDALRTVPACADRSPEDTTCEAVLDALLPTRPADDVALLGCTRAMGPPSRPPSRT from the coding sequence GTGGAGGAACCTCCGGGCCGGCCGGCGCTCGGGCTGGGGATGCCCTTCGAGACAGTCGAGCTGGAGCCGGCCGAGGTCAGCGAGCTGGTGCTGTACCGCGACGGCCTGGTCGAGGACCGTTTCCGGGACATCGACACCAGGCTCGACGCACTGCGTACCGTGCCGGCCTGCGCCGACCGCAGTCCGGAGGACACCACCTGCGAGGCAGTCCTCGACGCCCTGCTGCCGACCCGGCCGGCCGACGACGTCGCCCTGCTCGGCTGCACACGCGCGATGGGCCCCCCGAGCAGGCCGCCCAGTCGGACCTGA
- a CDS encoding S8 family serine peptidase — protein sequence MAKERPGNSRESGSEGAAASGPVPEGKAAGPRKEGARTPRTVQPRRERYLVAPLPQHLLPPGVPELGMDAMCDQLERMAEVKVIRRLRSFAKAQPSGLLPSCPEIAVVEAAEVHVPVMRSLHVHIEPDLPLAGTGPAAMPTAGILPLRDPGLVTQMEQPEEITLRVCGPDGEPLAGAGVYLIGATWPSQGVTGADGTVTVTPATETARSIQSLYVRPAGGYTDRWIHRPDLSATGENLITLTPLAQVYPELDKRQGYGWGQQAMRLDRLPPTFRAFGVKVALIGSGVSADHPDLKERVRSGADLVRGTDEGWARDLTGGGTHAAGIIAGADTGKGVIGIAVDAEIEVCQVMPDGHVSDLIAALDHCIEREVDIAHIAVATPYASALVSRKLADAHAAGIACVAPAGDTGGPVAFPGSLPTVFAVGALGVFGSYPQETSQACHAGPQLTPEGLFAAPFSCYGPGVDAAAPGVAVLSCAPQGGYTALDGTVTASAHVAGLAALVLAHHEDFHGQLLPRGPGRVRHLFEIIAGSCRQLAAPGTVEAARVGHGLPDALVALGLAPGVQLAPALSPYAPSMAG from the coding sequence ATGGCTAAGGAAAGGCCCGGAAACAGCCGGGAGAGCGGATCCGAGGGCGCGGCGGCGAGCGGGCCGGTACCCGAAGGCAAAGCGGCGGGGCCACGCAAGGAAGGGGCTCGCACACCGCGGACGGTGCAGCCGCGCCGGGAGCGGTACCTGGTGGCACCGCTTCCGCAGCACCTGCTCCCGCCAGGGGTGCCCGAACTCGGCATGGACGCGATGTGTGACCAACTGGAGCGGATGGCCGAGGTAAAGGTGATCCGCAGACTCCGGTCCTTTGCGAAGGCCCAGCCGTCCGGCCTGCTGCCCTCCTGCCCGGAGATCGCGGTCGTAGAGGCGGCCGAGGTGCACGTGCCGGTGATGCGGTCGCTGCACGTGCACATCGAGCCGGACCTGCCGCTGGCCGGAACCGGACCCGCCGCCATGCCGACCGCGGGGATTCTGCCGCTGCGCGACCCGGGGCTGGTCACGCAAATGGAGCAACCCGAGGAAATCACGCTGCGCGTGTGCGGCCCGGACGGCGAACCGCTGGCTGGCGCAGGGGTGTACCTGATCGGAGCGACATGGCCGAGCCAGGGCGTCACTGGCGCGGACGGGACGGTCACCGTCACGCCGGCCACCGAGACCGCGCGCTCGATCCAGTCCCTGTACGTCCGGCCCGCAGGCGGATACACGGACCGCTGGATCCATCGCCCCGACCTGTCCGCGACCGGGGAGAACCTCATCACCCTCACTCCGCTGGCCCAGGTGTACCCGGAGCTGGACAAGCGGCAGGGTTACGGCTGGGGGCAGCAGGCCATGCGGCTGGACCGGCTGCCTCCCACCTTCCGGGCCTTCGGCGTCAAGGTCGCCCTGATCGGCTCGGGTGTCAGTGCCGACCACCCCGACCTGAAGGAACGGGTGCGCTCCGGAGCCGATCTGGTGCGCGGCACGGACGAGGGCTGGGCGCGTGACCTGACGGGCGGCGGCACGCACGCGGCGGGCATCATCGCCGGGGCGGACACCGGCAAGGGCGTCATCGGCATCGCGGTCGATGCCGAGATCGAGGTCTGCCAGGTGATGCCGGACGGGCATGTCAGCGACCTCATCGCCGCCCTCGACCACTGCATCGAACGCGAGGTGGACATCGCCCACATCGCGGTGGCAACCCCGTACGCGTCGGCGCTGGTCTCCCGCAAACTCGCCGATGCCCACGCCGCGGGCATCGCCTGCGTGGCCCCGGCGGGCGACACCGGCGGGCCGGTCGCCTTCCCCGGCTCCCTGCCCACCGTGTTCGCCGTGGGCGCGCTGGGAGTCTTCGGCTCCTACCCGCAGGAGACGTCCCAAGCCTGCCATGCGGGGCCGCAGTTGACACCGGAGGGTCTGTTCGCTGCGCCGTTCAGCTGCTATGGCCCGGGGGTGGACGCCGCCGCCCCCGGTGTGGCGGTCCTCTCCTGCGCGCCGCAGGGCGGCTACACGGCCCTCGACGGCACCGTCACGGCCTCGGCCCACGTCGCCGGTCTTGCCGCCCTCGTTCTCGCTCACCACGAGGACTTCCACGGCCAGTTGCTGCCTCGCGGGCCCGGCCGGGTCCGGCATCTGTTCGAGATCATCGCCGGCAGCTGCCGCCAACTCGCCGCCCCGGGCACCGTGGAGGCGGCCCGGGTCGGACACGGTCTGCCCGACGCCCTGGTCGCCCTCGGTCTGGCCCCCGGAGTGCAACTCGCTCCTGCCCTGTCGCCCTACGCCCCGTCCATGGCCGGTTAG
- a CDS encoding copper resistance D family protein: MNLADLAASIGYSTPPAWRILTKAGYFAGLSGAVGATVAYAAVIHPALRLPENERGDVEALRRRTATYLAWTGAVLLVAGYFQLAARVAQAGTGMPFADALTPERIWAFLRAPAEKGTWVAQGTVYLVQNTVLVLASAMLVALLVPRVRRHLNTLALTALPLALAVSLVAAIPTATPKGVDQVLDRAFTQIHIVSGTVWIGGLALLATLTGTRGRLSENAGALWADLWRRFSFVALVCVGAVLTSGLWMTWQQVGGIGQLWTTTYGLLLLIKIVLVLGMVAAGGVNQFWLMPRIAQARRSDSTASLLRLTLRHFPRVVWAEVALGAAVLAVVPFLSGSARAEAGSRPAVANGSIFAAGAALVLTLAASLCITVRASDALARRKAPSTP, encoded by the coding sequence ATGAATCTTGCGGATCTGGCCGCCTCCATCGGCTACAGCACCCCTCCCGCCTGGCGGATCCTCACCAAGGCCGGCTACTTCGCCGGGTTGTCCGGAGCCGTCGGCGCCACGGTGGCCTACGCGGCAGTGATCCACCCGGCACTCCGCCTGCCTGAGAACGAACGCGGGGACGTCGAGGCTCTCCGTCGGCGGACGGCGACCTATCTGGCCTGGACTGGAGCCGTCCTGCTCGTCGCCGGCTACTTCCAGCTCGCCGCCCGCGTGGCCCAGGCCGGCACGGGCATGCCCTTCGCCGACGCTCTCACGCCGGAGCGGATCTGGGCCTTCCTGCGCGCACCCGCAGAGAAGGGAACCTGGGTGGCCCAGGGCACGGTCTACCTGGTCCAGAACACCGTCCTGGTCCTGGCTTCCGCCATGCTCGTCGCTCTGTTGGTCCCCCGGGTACGACGGCACCTGAACACCCTCGCGCTGACCGCCCTGCCCCTGGCGCTCGCGGTATCACTCGTCGCGGCGATACCCACCGCCACGCCGAAGGGCGTGGACCAGGTACTCGACCGCGCGTTCACCCAGATCCACATCGTCAGCGGCACCGTGTGGATCGGCGGTCTGGCCCTGCTCGCCACCCTCACCGGCACCCGCGGCCGGCTGAGCGAGAACGCCGGGGCGTTGTGGGCAGACCTCTGGCGCCGTTTCAGCTTCGTCGCCCTTGTCTGCGTCGGCGCGGTGCTCACCTCCGGCCTGTGGATGACCTGGCAACAGGTCGGCGGCATCGGGCAGTTGTGGACGACGACCTACGGATTGCTCCTCCTGATCAAGATCGTGCTGGTTCTGGGCATGGTCGCGGCCGGCGGCGTCAACCAGTTCTGGCTGATGCCCCGCATTGCCCAGGCGCGCCGCTCGGACTCCACCGCCTCTCTCCTGCGCCTGACGCTGCGGCACTTCCCGAGGGTCGTCTGGGCCGAGGTCGCCCTAGGGGCCGCCGTCCTGGCAGTCGTCCCCTTCCTCAGCGGCTCCGCCCGCGCCGAGGCCGGCAGCCGGCCCGCCGTCGCGAACGGCAGCATCTTCGCTGCGGGCGCCGCCCTGGTCCTCACCCTCGCGGCCTCGCTCTGCATCACGGTCAGGGCCTCCGACGCCCTTGCCCGGCGTAAGGCCCCGTCCACGCCCTGA
- a CDS encoding APC family permease, protein MSQASQSGGAAVLERRLGVFDAVVIGLGSMIGAGVFAALAPAARAAGSGLLVGLAVAAVVAYCNATSSARLAARYPQSGGTYVYGRERLGEFWGYLAGWGFVVGKTASCAAMALTVGSYAWPGQAHAVAVAAVVALTVINYVGVQKAAWLTRAIVAVVLAVLAAVVVACLTSSNAQAGRLDIGSDASVTGVLQAAGLLFFAFAGYARIATLGEEVRDPARTIPRAIPLALGITLIVYAAVAVSVLAVLGPDGLARESAPLAEAVRQAGVLGLVPVVRVGAAVAALGSLLALILGVSRTTLAMSRDRHLPHALSAVHPRFKVPYRAELLVGAVVVILAATTDVRGAIGFSSFGVLAYYAVANAAAWTLTEEENRPPHIIPAVGLAGCLILAFTLPATSVSWGAAVLALGAAAYGVRRHLTARQAS, encoded by the coding sequence GTGAGCCAGGCGTCGCAGAGCGGCGGAGCCGCTGTGCTGGAGCGGAGGCTGGGCGTTTTCGATGCCGTCGTCATCGGGCTGGGCTCGATGATCGGCGCGGGTGTCTTCGCCGCCCTGGCGCCGGCCGCGCGGGCGGCGGGGTCGGGACTGCTTGTGGGATTGGCCGTCGCCGCTGTGGTGGCGTACTGCAACGCCACCTCCTCGGCCCGGCTGGCGGCACGCTACCCGCAGTCCGGGGGGACGTACGTGTACGGCCGTGAGCGGCTGGGCGAGTTCTGGGGCTACCTTGCCGGGTGGGGCTTCGTGGTCGGCAAGACCGCCTCGTGCGCGGCGATGGCGCTCACCGTGGGGTCGTACGCGTGGCCGGGCCAGGCGCACGCCGTCGCGGTGGCTGCCGTGGTGGCGCTGACCGTCATCAACTACGTGGGTGTGCAGAAGGCCGCGTGGCTGACGCGTGCGATCGTGGCCGTGGTCCTGGCCGTGCTGGCAGCCGTGGTGGTGGCCTGCCTGACCTCCAGTAATGCTCAGGCCGGTCGGCTGGACATCGGGTCGGACGCCTCCGTCACCGGGGTGTTGCAGGCGGCCGGACTTCTGTTCTTCGCCTTCGCCGGGTACGCGCGGATCGCGACCCTGGGCGAAGAAGTGAGGGACCCGGCCCGCACGATTCCCCGGGCCATTCCCCTGGCCTTGGGGATCACGCTGATCGTGTACGCGGCGGTCGCCGTGTCCGTGCTGGCCGTGCTCGGCCCGGACGGGCTGGCACGGGAGAGCGCGCCGCTGGCCGAGGCGGTACGGCAGGCCGGGGTGCTGGGGCTGGTCCCGGTGGTTCGGGTCGGGGCGGCGGTGGCGGCACTCGGGTCGTTGCTCGCGCTGATCCTGGGCGTCTCGCGGACCACACTGGCCATGTCCCGGGACCGTCACCTGCCTCATGCTCTGTCCGCCGTGCATCCACGGTTCAAGGTGCCCTATCGAGCGGAGCTGCTGGTGGGCGCCGTGGTGGTGATCCTGGCCGCCACCACGGACGTGCGCGGCGCGATCGGCTTCTCGTCCTTCGGCGTACTCGCCTACTACGCCGTGGCCAACGCCGCCGCCTGGACCCTGACCGAGGAGGAGAACCGGCCGCCGCACATCATCCCCGCGGTCGGGCTGGCCGGCTGCCTGATCCTGGCCTTCACCCTGCCCGCGACGTCGGTGTCGTGGGGAGCGGCGGTACTCGCCCTTGGAGCGGCGGCCTATGGCGTACGCCGCCACCTCACGGCACGACAGGCGTCGTAA